In Microtus ochrogaster isolate Prairie Vole_2 chromosome 4, MicOch1.0, whole genome shotgun sequence, one genomic interval encodes:
- the C4H1orf131 gene encoding uncharacterized protein C1orf131 homolog: MPMAAAEERESDSAEPPGTETLLDEVLRTLYDLGETEGETEPKRIKKKREKKRDVDTTAEVTAAPLPLPGSLVKGQRKSASSFFKELREELHSASAAPSAPPSGAEVPDTNAVSLSAPENNSRLVEVVEFQSRSKRKPKPGQEEYAKDKTRALEKDVGIQEFNLEKARLEVHRFGITGYGKGKERVLERERAIVLGAKAPKRSYVNYKVLQQQIKEKRRAQEEEERLARDTDIFKKKKRKVQEDRRSKKSAPSILSNGKVGQVGKFRNGTLILSHADIRKINSSRVAK, translated from the exons ATGCCCATGGCGGCGGCGGAGGAACGAGAATCGGACTCCGCAGAGCCTCCTGGCACTGAGACACTCCTGGATGAGGTGCTGCGGACCCTCTACGACCTGG GAGAGACGGAAGGTGAAACAGAGCCTAAAAGGatcaagaagaagagagaaaagaagagagatgtgGATACCACAGCAGAGGTTACAGCAGCGCCACTCCCCCTGCCTGGATCTCTGGTAAAGGGCCAGAGGAAGAGTGCTTCCAGCTTTTTCAAAGAACTCAGAGAAGAGCTACACTCTGCTTCCGCTGCCCCCTCAGCACCCCCTTCAGGAGCAGAAGTCCCTGATACTAATGCAGTGTCACTCTCTGCCCCAGAGAACAACAGCAGGCTTGTCGAAGTGGTGGAGTTTCAAAGCAGaagtaaaagaaaaccaaaaccggGTCAAGAAGAGTATGCAAAG GATAAAACAAGGGCCCTTGAAAAAGATGTGGGTATTCAAGAATTTAACCTAGAAAAG GCTCGTTTGGAAGTACACCGCTTTGGGATCACGGGCTAtggcaaaggaaaagagagagtcCTGGAACGGGAGCGAGCTATCGTGCTGGGGGCTAAG GCTCCCAAAAGAAGTTACGTGAATTACAAGGTTTTACAGCAACAAatcaaagagaagaggagagcgcaggaagaagaagagagattg GCCCGGGACACagacattttcaagaaaaagaagaggaaagtaCAGGAGGACAG GAGATCCAAGAAGTCTGCTCCCAGCATTTTGTCAAATGGAAAAGTTGGACAAGTTGGAAAATTCAGAAATGGGACATTGATTCTAAGCCACGCTGATATcaggaaaataaattcttccaGAGTAGCAAAATGA